The Toxoplasma gondii ME49 chromosome XI, whole genome shotgun sequence region caaaatGCATGTTGCTACATAACTCTCTCCAGCAACAAATGCCAATAAGATGGAGAACAAGTTGTACGGCCTTAATTCTGTAAACCTTCTCCAGTCTTCCAGTATCGGCCACCAAAATACTTGAAAAATAAAAGGTGTAGCAGCACACGCCAGAATGCATAAAAATTTGAGTATAGGTGCGTACATAAACTTGATTTAAACACACTACTGATTCGCTCTTCCTAAAAAGTGTACTGCTTTTACACATGCACGCACAAATATCTACAAAAGTCGATACACGCCAACATGCGCAATTCGGCGGACACCTACATCCACGGAGGGACGTTGTACACAGCCGCAATCACAAAAACGCACCCGTTACCTGGTGTGACACGACTTACGAGACGACACACCCACGTCAAGCGAGAACGTGGGAAAGAACTTATGAAACATCGTTTGCTTTCCGATTACCAAACGCATTACTTTACCTCAGGATCTCACACTCAAAGTGGACCGAAGGACAGTTATCGCTTGTTCGCGAAACGAACTGAGACACGGCATCCGACATGCCGAAGGAGGAAGACCCAGCCGCTACCTCTCACAAAAACGCGACTCAACAACGTGACTCCGAAACAAAATAGCTCCTCTCTTGGACATCCGCTGTTCAGCAGTCTGCTCGTCCGCCGTATACGTGACACCCGACTAATCGCAAAAGATGATATACCTGAGAAAGGAATGTATGCCCAGAAGTCTGCACCCGCTCGCACGTTTCTCTGCATAGCGCGAAACACGCCTCCAGGAGCCGGTTGCGTAACGCCAACAAAAAAGTCAGGGACGACAACACTCGATAGTGACAGCCGGCTCTGGACACGAGACTGAAACGCAGTTATGCGAAAAAGAGTCGCGAAACAATTACGATTCCACGAAGCACAGACGACGTTATGGAGCTAGATGCCCTCATTTAACAGAGAGAATTGCACGCCCCCTCCCTATTGCGAGTTGCTGTTTTCACGGTACCCGAGATTGCATCGGCAACACTGGAATTCGCGAAGTGGTTGAGCTCCTTAAAAGGCCGTCTATctcgtttcgctttcttccttcgtgtGTGATTGACACACATGTTGCAAAAGAAAGCGCTCCACTTCGACCTAGCCTCTCGATTCAATGATCGACGAACACAAAATACAGGGAAGATGGGGTCCCCATTTCTTCCCCTTGTTTGCGACTTCGAAAAGGCTCGAAAAGCGAAAACTGTTGAGAACAGACCACCTCGGTATCTCTTGTGTTTTGGATGTCCTTTATCTCCCCATACCTGTTCTGTTACTTTGATTTGTCATCGTTTGTCCAGCATTTGTATCGTCGTACATTCTCTAGTGTGCACCCTTTCGCATTTTTGACTTCCACATCATGCACGCTCAGGCGAGCTGTTTCAACAATATGGTTAGTACTGTGGTTCATCACGACAGTTACTCCATCTTTCTCCGAGCCAAGAGTCCACGCCGCCTTGCCGTGCACAGCCGATGCGACAACTCACTCACGAAAAATAAGGCAAGCTAAGAAGCACGCCGGTGCTGTCTACTTCAATTTAATATCCAACACGCCTTCAAGGACGTTGCCGATAGACTGCGCATCACACGCCTTCTACCAAGGCTACGACTCATTCTCGTTGGGCGTCGATAACGCGAACTGTTCGAGGGTTGTTGCCGGTAGAAATACATGTTCTTTCCGGCACAAAGGGTCGGTGGGATTTGTGTGCGTCTCGCTCCGGTCGTTTGCGTCATCCTCCGCTCTCGATGAACAGTTCAGAAATTCTTTATTTGCCTCTGCGCTTGTATCTGCATGTTTCCGCGCCCGATGCGTTTCTGTAAGTtggtttctcctttcttctccggccGAATCTCGGACAGactcgcgccttctctttgccGCATCAGACCTCCGTTGCCTAAAAAAAGGTATTTTAAATACAGCGGGGAGCTGACAGGACGGGATAGCTTTTATAAAAAAAACGCCACATTCTGGCATTAGAAAGAATTTCAAAAGAGGCCAGTGTGCCAGCTTCTGAAGAAAGCGGTTAAACGTCAGGGACGAAAAATAGGACGAAAAACTGGTACCAAAGTGATCTAGGTGTCGATCGACCCGGGGACAGCGACAGCAAAAAACATCTACGCTGCATTTCTGAATTAAAATACACCaccaagaagaaaggaagaggcaaAAACCACTCACTTTCGCGGCCTCTATGCCACTGCCACAGATTTCCCTCATTCGACTACATgcgcatacatgcataccaAACGTATTCAATTGAACTGCACCTGAACACCCCTGCGACACCGAATCTGAACCCCAGAAAGAGTGAGACGTTGAAAAATACTTAGCAGCTCACCTCAAGAATTAGAGAGAACAGTGCGCAAGAAAAAGCAACTTACCCGTTTCTAGAACAGCAGTAGACAAGAACGAGAACCGAGATGGCGGCGATCACTCCGAGGCAGATGATTACAATCATGGCCGTGGACATTTCCTCTGACAAGACAGAACAACGAAGCACACGAGAGGGTCCGTATTATGCTTAATCGTTATCCAAAAAGCGTGCACGACACAAAACAAATTGACGATAAAtacgaaggagaagacaatGGAGAACTGGGACGAGACAAGACGACATGCTTGCCAGCTATACACGGCAGAGCATGACTATACTTTTTGCATTCCTCTTCACGGCGTTGCACGTGAGAGTATGAAAACAAGGACATGCTGATGGTTTGCGATCGAGGCAAGGCACCTAAAAACACAGATGCATGTGTATTTTTTCATTTGATTCCTCTAAACGACCAGACATGATATGCCCTCGGCGCTAAAGAAACGTGACCAAATTGAGCACACATAACACATTCATTTTACTCGGCGGACACAACAGCCACCGTAACTCCGTATCGTTTCCTCTGGAGAGCCACTTACGAACAACGTGGATTTTCGCCTGTAAACGACACAGCTCTTCAAACCCTTCAGTGGGGTGAGCCGCGAATGTCGACACAACACTCGAGAATGCCGCCGCCGCAAGTGAGTCCGAATTGCCTTGGCGTGGCTCCGCGGAGATAGCAAGTTTCACAGGAACTTTAATTTGGTCCAAACGGTAGCCATCTTCGGTGAAGACATCGAATGTTAAGTCCGCCCTGTTTTCAAGAAGTAATAGAAGAAACATGAGATACACTTCAATGTGTGGGAAACGTTCCGCCGTTCTACAACGGGGGCGGAGGGTCGGGCACGAATTCACTAGCAAAGTGAGTATTGCTACAGATATGGACGTAATGCATTTTGGAGCATATAATGAAAGCTTTCAATTAATGGTTTCTGCTAATGCGAGAGATGGGACGCTACAGCAAAATAAAAAACATGATCGCTAGGCGCTGACGCGTACGCATGCATTGTCTTTTAATCAATCCGCGTTTCCTGCTGAAAGCACCTTGAGAACGGTCGAAGCTGATAAAACTCGAAGATTCCTTTCAAGCAACCCCTGCGGCAAGAAGATACTCTAGGTTGCTAGTTCTGTTCGTCAGGAATGATATGGGCCTACGTGTAGTTGCCCTGTCGATATGGCATCAAGTGGAGGTCGACGACGTGAGCAGAGCCAGCGTCCAGCTCGAAAACCATATCTTCGCACTTTGCTTGTAAAAACATCCCTCCCATTCTGGCCATCTGCAAAGAacgcaagaaagaagaaatccagaagCATAAGCATGTCGTTGCTTATATGCTTTGATAACTGGGGCACGGCCTGCCACCTCACACACAACATAGCTCCGATGTGGCGGAAACCAGAAGACGGGCACCGCTGCAGCTTCAAGAAAGAACGACGCGGACTTCAGAGGCTTTCACTAACTACAAGCACTACGTTTACCGACGAGAGCTACCTGACTGACTGGTTCCTTCTTGGATGCGGATCGCGCTATTATTCGTCAGTGTCACTCTCATGGGAAATGCATGGGCCGGCCCCATAAACTTTGAAATGACATCTTCAACGTGAACAATGCGACCTTGTCTCCGTGTAGCCTGCCTTTAGCCTTGGCGTCTGTCCCACCACTTGTTAGGCTCGGTTGATACGTAAAGCACGAGGTCTGGAACTTACAAGAACAGCATCTCGAGCATGAGGTATTGAACCCCATCTCGTCACACCCTGGAGCTGCTCGACCGGAGAAGCGGTGATCCGAATGATGTCTTTCACTTCTGCAGCGGGTGCATCGTATCCATTACGGAGAAAGGCACCGAATACTAGAGCAGCGACGGCTGAATTAAAAAAACATGAGATTCGAAAGAAAGCAGGCGATAAAAACCGAGAGGAAGTGGTCACACGGGCGCGTACGCACAGTACACGAGGTTTCAACTAGCCATTTTATGAAAAACCGGAGGTACACCAGCCACTCGAAGGTCAAGAAAGCGCtaggagacacagaaagacacaggaaCCGCATTTTACGTATCTAAAAAGTAGACATTCTTTGCGCACTAAATTAAAATGATGCTCAGCATGCAAGAAGCCAACTCACtaaacacagagaaaaaccgaAGAGACCCGTATACCCGTACTCAAACGGGGGTGAGCGAACATACGTGAAGATCGCTTGCGGACAACATATTCAGGTACAGAGAAAAACtactgcatgcagtggtcAAGTTGTAACCGTGTATAAAATGACCAACTGAGTTAAAGTCGTGAAACGTTGtaagagagagagattcaACATCATTCAAAACTGGGTCGGCGcggaggaagacaggagagaacggGCTGCTGggacgagagaaaatgaCGAAtgacaggaagagagatcAAAAGTTCCGCATACACCGCCGAACAGCGACCGCAAACCAGAGATTAGCAGAGACCATGGAATAAcgaaaggagagcagagaaaggccgGGTGTCCGGTAAGGGACGACACAAATGAGACGGTGTTACATGAGAGGGATGAAATAGAAGCAAAAATAGACGAACATTTGATGGTCTGAACCGGGAACAGGCGAGGAGTCAAACATCGACATTACCTGAGACGTGCGGTGTCGCCATGGACGTTCCAGACATATGCTGGTAGTCACCACCCGGTTTGGTCGAGTATATTTTGACACCAGGGGCTGCCATGTCCACGGACGATTTGCCGTAGTTGCTGAAGTCTGCTAAATCGCCATTGATGTCAATTGCTGCCACACTGCAAAGAGCAAGTCACGAAAACACCACAGCAGGAACCGtcggaaaaaaggaaaatgcTTTATGTCTACACAGGTATATGTCGTCTGTAGCGTTGTCTGCACATATGCGTGAATACGTATTCACCAGCTTGTGCATGCTGGCTAGGACTGTGCGGCCAACCTGATGGTATTATCTTGATCCCAGTTGGCAGGATACGACGGGTTAACATCATTGTTGGAAGATTCGTTGCCTGCAGCATTGATAAGAAGGATGCCTTTTCCGTTGCGGGCGACCGCACTCATATGAACTAGTCTCCGCAACACAGTCGTCGACTGGGGACCTCCCCAGCTATTGTTGATAACTTGAACTTCGTGATCAATAGCATAGTTCAGGGCGCGAATACTGTTTGCCATAGATCCCTGTAAACATAAAGGAAAAATCCCTGCGCAGtcagttgcttctctcccaaGCAAAGAGGACCGAAATCCCCTCAGATCTCAGTGTGTGGGTTTCCCGAGGAAATTGAGAACAAGGGAGTGCTTTCCCAAGCTCAGGTATTTCTCTTCAGGTGACCGAACGACTTATTGCACTACAGCGAGTTACCAATTATGTCCTCACCTGTTTTTCGCTATTTGTTTCTAGCTGCACTGGTTAACGTCTCGGAACGTCTCGCTAAAAAATGTTACATCCACATTCACGTTCAGTAGGggcaaatatatatatatatatatatatatatacagttGCGACCAAGGAGGTCGGTGGATGAGTCTATGTCTCCAAAAATGCAAAAGCGCCTGCAGGTAAACATACCTGACCGCCTTTGTCGATGAATCGAAGAGCCATGAGTTGTGTCTTTGGTGCCCCGCCAACAACGCCTCCTCCATTTACACACGCGCCAATAATTCCTGGAAAGAGCACAATAAACAATATCGTTCTTCCCTTGAAGATCACCCCAAATAGCGACATCACTTTCAGTAGGCATGTGAAACAGATACATGTGCTCGACAAAGGAGACTTTCACTATGGGAACAGAATAGATGCAGACGGAGTGGAAGAGCTACAATGATATCTATTGAAGGCCTCGGAAGGTCCAACGCCAATCACTACACGGGCGCAATTTTATAAGTGCTTACTGGCCTGGAAAGCAAATGCGGCGcaagacaggaaaaaagTCCCAAAAAACGACTAAGAAGTGGCTGTAGACCAACAAAAACCAAACTGCACCGAAGCAGATGCCAgcaggaaagacagacgcgTACCTGCAACATGGGTACCATGGCCATTCTCATCTTCAGGTTCAGACTTGTTTTCTTGGAAGTCATAGCCATGGTTGTCGTCTATCAGACCATTGCCTGATGAAGCACCAGAAAAAAGGTTATTCGAGGCTCAAATATTCAGACCACCCTAACGATGCTACATGCGAAACTCCCATCAGAATACCAGAATCACCAGTTCCTGCTGTCACAGGTTGGCCACAAAACACAGAAATTCTCGCACCTTTGCTTACAGCGATACCGTTCAGAGACATAACCCTCTCATCGAGAACCACCGCTCAAATCTACTCCTGTAACATGCGAGCCATGAACCACACAACATAAATTCCCAGTAAGAAATTAACCCACGATTCAACCCTGTATTTTTTTAGCACTTGACAGCAGGTACTCCGAGTAAACAACACAGAATGCAGCGATACTACGAAACAGGGAACTGCGCCAGTCCTTGGGCGACCGACCTGacacatgaatatatatatatatatatatatatatatacatctattcatatgtatatatatatatatatattgacaCCCGGTGAGAGATAAAGACATTAACACGTATATCAAACAGAAGAGTATAGCTGCAGATGTATACACGCAATTGTATCGGAAAGCAGATCCGCGAGCGCACGGGGTACGCTACGCAGGCATTCCATCAAATATACACATGCTAGGAAACATGTTAGTAAACAGACACCTGCACTCATGCATATGGGAAAGATATATGAAGGAGAACACAACAGATCTATTACCTACTCACAATAATAGCACGACATAACTTTAGAGGCACTGAAGaaggtgcatgcactggaagagaggcaagcgGCAAAATGCTGACCATCTCTGGAGGATAACTACTTCTCATTGCATTAACCTAGACCACCTGCTCGCCCTGCGTTCTGTTCCAGTCTCTGCCGCAgcctctcccctcctccCCATTTCCCCTCAGGGGTTTggtgtttccttctctcagtCTCCCCCTCACcatctctcctttcgctgcAGTCCTATCCCCTCAGTCACCTCCATTTTCCCCGCAACTTTCTCACGAGGgcttcaccttctctttGCCACATTCCATTGAATTTTATTAAACAGCCTCGGTCCGTTTCAAGAGACAAACGACACTCATATCTATTCTGTGGTCTTCGCCTTACCGTCATCGTCTCGACCATCCTGTTGTTCGTGTGGATTTTGCCACAAATTGCAATCCAAATCATGGTGGCGGCTGATACCGGAATCAACGACGGCGACCTGAGAAGAATAAGTGCATATCACGAATGGCAGGCACACAAGGACGCGTGTACGTGGTGAAACAAACGTCtctgatatatatatatatatatatatatatatatatatgtatacaggGACGCGTCGATCGGTACCCCGACACAGCCCACTCCTGTTGACCCTGAGCATGCTACTCCAAAAAGTGACTCAACCTTCTAGGTTCGAAACACGCCAGCATCTTgtgttcgcttcctctccttctggtTCACAATCCGTTGCAATACGCAGGTGATGTCCGACACACCAGTCGAGCTACATCTGGCACAGGCTGCCCAGGGAACGACGAGATTTTTTGGGAATATAAagtttgtttctttttggCTCTCCTAGGATATGCTTTTTAACCCCGCAGAGTTCTATTCGCGCTTGATATTGTGTATGTAAAGCACTTACCACCGTGCCGTCACCGGCTTCTCCATGGATCCAAGCATGTGTTGCCGTGATCATGTGCATCCCATAAAGCTTTGATTCCAGAGCAGAATCAGTCGGCATACTTGCCTCAAACGGGGTTTTCTTGCTGGTCGTCTCACCTACCAAAGGAGAGCACAAGAATACCATCCCACGATGCAAGCAAACGCGGCAAGGTTTCTTTTCAAGCAAGTGCAGGGCTGCATCGCAAGAGAGTACTTTCGTTGCTGTGTGTTGAAGCCACTGGTCCAATGAACTCAATGAACTCGATAGAACAGTATTCTTCATGAGTTGCCATCAAAAACGGAGTGCTCCAAACTTCATTCCGATTGTTTTTCAAATGTAGACACTACGCGGCAAAGCCAGGCCAACGGCATTTACGCCGACATACGTACATAAAAATATTTATGCGTTCTGTTCATAGTTGTGGGCAAAACGTGCAAGAAGCAATTTGACATTCCGAAGAGTCCAACTCCTCTCTGGCCAGAGGGACGCTCACTCATGGAGGCGGGCAAACTCCGACCATTTAGTTTTTTCGACGTTTTGGTGCTTTTCCCACTCAGCGATTCCATCTTGGCAGCCATCTGGGCACGCGGCGGGATGTGGGGTTCGGGAACTTCACTCCGGAGTTGAACCTACGAAGCCAGATAGACCGATATACCGGAGGCACAAGACTTGCATGCATGGTCGGGCGATCGGCAGCAGTAAATCGGCAGACTCATATCTGCTTATATACGCATACACATGAATTAGTAACCCAAGTGCTCCAACACAGTACCTAAATCTACAAAGCAGCAAATGCAATTAAAGTTGTATAAATCATGTGTAGCTGAATAATCGATCGCTGCACGCTTTTAACGCTCCTGCAGACCGCAAAAATCCGGAACTGAACTTCACGTGGTCGAAAGCTAGGAATGAGTTTTAGTAGTGCACGCGCATACGCATTTCCATTTGGTTATTTGCATGCTTGCCTCGCCATATCATTCCGCGTTTCCTGTCTTGTGAAACTCCACGTGTATATATTCAGCACTCATATTTACATCAGCACGGTAGTCTACGTAAAAAGTCCTGGTCCCGTAGATATGCACCACCTGAATCTGCTTACTATTTCGGAGAATGACCATTGTTGGATGTTGTCTCCAAACGTCTCCTGGACAGTTTGTAGGAAACCCTTCAGTTTGTATCGGTCCACGCcctctgcagagaacgaaagaggCAGCAGCTCGCAACAGGGTACTCAAAATTAAACAAGTAATCGGCGCGATTGAAAGAGACGACATCGCCATAAACAAGTAAACGAGGATGCCAAAGCAGTTTCGCCTGCTTTCGTAAGGGTTAGCAACCGGGCCACAGTTTCAGCTGGAAAAACAGCTCTACAGACGCCACAACCTGGCCAAGGGGGAATACAGCAAACTTTCATTTCTCATCCCCTTCCGAAACAAGGTGACTAGCAACCGTGCCCTGCGAAAGGCTGTTTCTTTTATTTACCTCACCTACCTGATGGAAGAGTTATCACCAAGTGTCCCGTGCTTGTGAGGACCTGAACAGACGTGGAGGGGCTACTAAAAATTTCGGCCATTGTGTCGCGGATTTTGTTGACCAACGCAAGCCCCTCTTGAGTTTGAAGAATATTGTACGCGTTGGCAAccgtcctttttcttctcttggtcttctttttcgtgttCTGAGGCTTTGCTTTTGCAGGTCGCTTCTCTGAAGGCGTCGTCAATCGAGCAGGCCCTTCAGATTCTGTCTTTAAATCGCCCTCTGGGCTCTGCTTCACAACAAATGGAGACGAcccagacggagacgaagaagtcaAAGAAGGCATAGGAGCAGGTGCGGGAGATTCAAGGGACTCCCATACGCCACCGTCGGAGGAAGACTCTGAGGCGGAGGAAGGTGAAGGTGTACGAGCGGCAGAGCTtgcgtcttcctcatcttTGCACAAGTCGATAACAAGTTCACCTGAAAAGACGCGGACAAAGCGAAATGGTTGTTATTTTTAATCCAAAATGCCAAATCACTGCGACACCATCGCGTTGTGGCACTTTCGGGCGCATCGCCCTCGCAAGTACACACGGAACGCCGCGCCCACGTGTGAAAGGAAGTCGCCACGGagaagcatatatatacgggCCTTGAGGAAATGCCCATTTTGTTCGACGCTTGCAAACGAGTCACTTTCGCACATAGGTCGGATGTTTCCATCATTCATGTATGTAAACATATGCCAACTGGAACAGTGCAGCCAACAGGTTAAACACAAGCT contains the following coding sequences:
- the SUB2 gene encoding subtilisin SUB2 (encoded by transcript TGME49_314500~Gene product name based on ToxoDB Community Expert Annotation.~Signal peptide predicted by SignalP 2.0 HMM (probability 0.537) with cleavage site probability 0.228 at residue 40~Predicted trans-membrane domain (TMHMM2.0):11-34:1175-1198), yielding MARRRPSAIATCFRMILAFFLSFTFSSGADSLLAPSTTQARRLQARSGDNALSNGGRLPNGEHNQFRALRRGDQKVEKDAFGAVNAEQRTAVSGSKFEREKWTPISFTEKGLFDVINPTIAGDEKDELNWSTHQRIEGRGTEPTRSDSQQRDQAKPRALERREEAGQPPRDEHQDTDVEQAPLIKEDESDSPSVEEPRAQPPENKEDAITKPWDADWNPWKFLDENPLPIYRDDWDEEEDNRDDADHDPGFAEPPNSPPAGGVPKREDDNAPDYPGDDTASSPPYDMRPNPEDHSRTQPGEYGGGVDDEGELPDEDTAKGMPRSSTPPPNEESIPAVPTESEWSGSGVYEGIAITVNARWIDTRTIGEGGIQLQHQPTVFPAPPVLRKVGLKSKWKHTIKIFVRTTGAKFVPARRQVFVPLDETPTSSSTLLPWWANWSISAVKAASATTSSVAAFLFGTGRAVDGGEGISEGKGPTITSIKNMLKQYKRFKRKHPGKPGELVIDLCKDEEDASSAARTPSPSSASESSSDGGVWESLESPAPAPMPSLTSSSPSGSSPFVVKQSPEGDLKTESEGPARLTTPSEKRPAKAKPQNTKKKTKRRKRTVANAYNILQTQEGLALVNKIRDTMAEIFSSPSTSVQVLTSTGHLVITLPSEGVDRYKLKGFLQTVQETFGDNIQQWSFSEIVQLRSEVPEPHIPPRAQMAAKMESLSGKSTKTSKKLNGRSLPASMSETTSKKTPFEASMPTDSALESKLYGMHMITATHAWIHGEAGDGTVVAVVDSGISRHHDLDCNLWQNPHEQQDGRDDDGNGLIDDNHGYDFQENKSEPEDENGHGTHVAGIIGACVNGGGVVGGAPKTQLMALRFIDKGGQGSMANSIRALNYAIDHEVQVINNSWGGPQSTTVLRRLVHMSAVARNGKGILLINAAGNESSNNDVNPSYPANWDQDNTISVAAIDINGDLADFSNYGKSSVDMAAPGVKIYSTKPGGDYQHMSGTSMATPHVSAVAALVFGAFLRNGYDAPAAEVKDIIRITASPVEQLQGVTRWGSIPHARDAVLMARMGGMFLQAKCEDMVFELDAGSAHVVDLHLMPYRQGNYTADLTFDVFTEDGYRLDQIKVPVKLAISAEPRQGNSDSLAAAAFSSVVSTFAAHPTEGFEELCRLQAKIHVVQEMSTAMIVIICLGVIAAISVLVLVYCCSRNGQRRSDAAKRRRESVRDSAGEERRNQLTETHRARKHADTSAEANKEFLNCSSRAEDDANDRSETHTNPTDPLCRKEHVFLPATTLEQFALSTPNENES
- a CDS encoding hypothetical protein (encoded by transcript TGME49_314490): MIVFVNERNKQIRHRAKNSRNEYQAIINVAFPQHAKVFFGRPLHLLVRRIRDTRLIAKDDIPEKGMYAQKSAPARTFLCIARNTPPGAGCVTPTKKSGTTTLDSDSRLWTRD